From Triticum aestivum cultivar Chinese Yumai mitochondrion, complete genome, a single genomic window includes:
- the nad4 gene encoding nad4: protein MLEHFCECYFDLSGPILCPVLGSITPLFIPNSSIRPIRLIGLCVSLITFLYPPVPRIQFDPSTAKSQFVESLRWLPYENIHLYMGIDGLSLFFVILTTFLIPICISVGWSGMRSFGKEYITAFLIREFLMIAVSCMLDPLLFYVLSESVPIPMFIIIGVWGSRQRKIKAAYQFFLYTLLGSVFMLLAILLILLQTGTTDLQILLTTEFSERRQILLWIAFFASFAVKVPMVPVHIWLPEAHVEAPTAGSVILAGILLKLGTYGFLRFSIPMFPEATLCFTPFIYTLSAIAIIYTSLTTLRQIDLKKIIAYSSVAHMNLVTIGMFSPNIQGIGGSILLMLSHGLVSSALFLCVGVLYDRHKTRLVRYYGGLVSTMPNFSTIFFFFTLANMSLPGTSSFIGEFLILVGAFQRNSLVATLAALGMILGAAYSLWLYNRVVSGNLKPDFLYKFSDLNGREVSIFLPFLVGVVRMGVHPKVFPDCMHTSVSNLVQHGKFH from the exons ATGTTAGAACATTTCTGTGAATGCTATTTCGATCTAAGTGGTCCTATTCTCTGTCCCGTGCTAGGAAGCATTACTCCTCTTTTCATTCCAAATTCTTCAATAAGACCGATACGATTGATTGGTCTGTGCGTTTCTCTTATTACTTTTTTGTATCCCCCTGTTCCTCGGATACAATTCGATCCTTCTACGGCCAAATCTCAATTTGTGGAAAGCCTTCGATGGCTTCCTTATGAAAACATCCATTTGTATATGGGTATAGACGGTCTTTCATTATTCTTCGTGATATTGACCACATTTCTGATCCCTATTTGCATTTCAGTGGGTTGGTCTGGTATGAGAAGTTTTGGGAAAGAGTATATTACAGCATTTCTAATTCGTGAATTTCTAATGATCGCCGTGTCCTGCATGCTGGATCCTCTACTATTCTATGTTCTTTCCGAAAGCGTGCCAATCCCTATGTT CATCATTATAGGGGTATGGGGTTCGAGACAAAGAAAGATCAAGGCAGCATATCAGTTTTTCCTATATACTTTACTGGGATCCGTTTTTATGCTATTAGCTATTCTGTTGATTCTTCTCCAAACAGGAACCACCGATTTACAAATTTTATTAACCACTGAATTTAGTGAGCGGCGCCAAATCCTTCTATGGATTGCTTTTTTCGCCTCTTTTGCCGTCAAAGTGCCTATGGTACCAGTTCATATTTGGTTACCCGAAGCCCATGTAGAGGCACCTACGGCTGGATCCGTCATCTTGGCTGGAATTCTTTTAAAATTGGGAACCTACGGGTTTTTAAGATTTTCCATACCCATGTTTCCCGAGGCGACACTTTGTTTCACTCCTTTCATTTATACTCTAAGCGCGATTGCTATAATATATACTTCCTTGACCACTTTAAGACAGATCGATCTTAAGAAGATCATTGCCTACTCCTCAGTAGCCCATATGAATTTGGTGACTATTGGTATGTTTAGTC CGAACATACAGGGAATTGGAGGTAGCATTTTACTTATGTTAAGTCATGGACTGGTTTCTTCAGCCCTTTTTCTATGTGTTGGTGTTCTATATGACCGACATAAGACTCGACTTGTTAGATATTATGGAGGTTTAGTGAGCACCATGCCGAATTTCTCTACCATTTTCTTCTTTTTCACTTTAGCCAATATGAGTTTACCCGGCACTAGCAGCTTTATCGGGGAATTTCTAATCTTAGTAGGAGCTTTCCAAAGAAATAGCTTAGTAGCCACATTAGCTGCGCTTGGGATGATTTTAGGCGCGGCGTATTCCCTGTGGCTATATAATCGTGTGGTTTCTGGAAATTTAAAACCCGATTTCCTCTATAAATTCTCCGATCTAAATGGCAGAGAAGTTTCCATATTTCTACCTTTTCTTGTTGGAG TTGTTCGGATGGGTGTTCACCCCAAAGTGTTCCCGGACTGCATGCATACATCCGTAAGTAACTTAGTGCAACATGGCAAATTTCATTGA
- the ccmC gene encoding ccmC has translation MSVSLLQPYFFMSKTKSYAQILIGSRLFLTAMAIHLSLRVAPPDLQQGGNSRISYVHVPAARMSIVIYIATAINSSLFPLTKHPLFLRSSGTGTEIGAFSTLFTLVTGGFRGRPMWGTFRVWDARLTSVFILFLIYLGALRFQKLPVEPAPISIRAGPIDIPIIKSPVNWWNTSHQPGSISRSGTSIHVPMPIPILSNFANFPFSTRILFVLETRLPIPSFPESPLTEEIEAREGIPLKT, from the coding sequence ATGTCAGTTTCGTTATTACAACCTTATTTTTTTATGTCAAAGACAAAAAGCTACGCGCAAATTCTCATTGGATCTCGGTTGTTCTTAACAGCGATGGCTATTCATTTAAGTCTTCGGGTAGCACCACCAGATCTTCAACAAGGTGGAAATTCTCGTATTTCGTATGTACATGTTCCTGCGGCTCGGATGAGTATAGTTATTTATATCGCGACAGCTATAAACAGTTCCTTGTTCCCATTAACAAAACATCCCCTTTTTCTTCGCTCTTCCGGAACCGGTACAGAAATTGGTGCTTTTTCTACTTTGTTTACGTTAGTGACTGGGGGGTTTCGGGGAAGGCCTATGTGGGGTACCTTTCGGGTGTGGGATGCTCGTTTAACTTCTGTATTCATCTTGTTCCTTATTTACCTGGGTGCACTGCGTTTTCAAAAGCTTCCTGTCGAACCGGCTCCTATTTCAATCCGTGCTGGACCGATCGATATACCAATAATAAAGTCTCCAGTCAACTGGTGGAATACATCGCATCAACCTGGGAGCATTAGCCGATCTGGTACATCAATACATGTTCCTATGCCCATTCCAATCTTGTCTAACTTTGCTAACTTCCCCTTCTCTACCCGTATCTTGTTCGTTCTGGAAACACGTCTTCCTATTCCATCTTTTCCCGAATCTCCCTTAACGGAAGAAATAGAAGCTCGAGAAGGAATACCACTAAAAACCTAG